The region GCATCAGCCGGCGAGCCTGCGTCGCCCCGTGCGCTTCTTCTGAGCGATGATTCGCGCCCATTATTCCAACCGAGGGCCGGTGTGAACGACCCCCAGCGTAATCCGGACGACGCGCCGGAAGAAACCTTCATTTCCCATCTCGTCGAACTGCGCGACCGCATCATCCGGGCGGGCGCGGCGGTCATCGTCGTGTTCCTCGGGCTCGTCTACTGGGCGCCCGACATCTTCCGGCTGCTCGCGCGCCCGCTGATGCAGAACCTGCCGAAGGACGGCAAGATGATCGTCACCGACGTCACCGGCTCGTTCTTCGTGCCGATGAAGGTGACGATGCTGGTCGCGCTCGTGATCGCGCTGCCGATCGTGCTTTACCAGATCTGGGCGTTCGTCGCGCCGGGCCTCTACCAGCATGAGAAGAAGCTCGTCGGGCCGCTCGTCGGCAGCAGCTACGTGCTGTTCCTGTGCGGCATGGCCTTCGCGTACTTCATCGTGTTCCCCACCATCTTCCGCGTGATGGCGCACTACAACGCGCCGCTCGGCGCGGAGATGACGACCGATATCGATAATTACCTGAGCTTCGTGCTCGGGATGTTCATCGCGTTCGGGGTCACCTTCGAAGTGCCGGTGGTCGTCGTGCTGCTCGTCCGGATGGGCGTGCTGACGGTGCAGAAGCTCAAGGAGATCCGCCCGTACGTGATTGTCGGCGCATTCGTGGTGGCCGCGGTGGTGACGCCGCCCGACGTGTTCTCGCAGCTGATGCTCGCGTTGCCGCTCGTGGTGCTGTACGAGGCCGGGATCATCGCGGCGCGGCTGTTCGTCAAGCCGCCGGTGAAGGAAAAGGAAGCGGAAGCCGCGTCGTGAGCGTGCTTGGCGTGCCCGCTTCCGCTGGACGAGCCCTGCACGCTGCTTCCCTCTGCCTGATCGCGCATGGACATCCGGTCGGCGGCTGAGGCGACGCCATCCGCATCTTGTCGGGGCGGTTTTCCGGCCGGCCTGCCAGAATGAAAAACCCCGCGTCTGCATTGCGCAGCGCGGGGTTTTTTGTCGGACGCGTCCAGGCCATCCGCTGTCCGAAGCCCGCGCCGCGCCTCGACGCAACGGCGGGCGCGGCGCGCCGCCCGTTATTCCGTGTCGTCGCCTTCCTGGTCGCTCAGCGCCTGCTTCGGCGGCGGCGGACGCTTGCCGATCACGACCGTCAGGTCGAATTCCTTGCCCTTGCGCACGACGTGAACCTTGGTCGGCGTGCCGGGCTTGATCTGCGCGACGACGTTCAAGAGCCGCGTGGTGTCGGAGATCGTCTCGCCGTTGACCGACACGAGGATGTCGCCCGGCTTGATGCCCGCCTTGTCGGCCGGGCCGCCCTGCAGCACGCCGGCGACGATCGCGCCGCTCTTCTGTTCGAGCCCGAACGATTCGGCGATCTCCGGCGTGACGTCCTGCGGCTCGACGCCGATCCAGCCGCGCGTGACGCCGCCCATCGTGATGATGCTCTCGAGCACGGTGCGGGCGGTGGAGACGGGGATCGCGAAGCCGATCCCGAGCGAGCCGCCCGAGCGCGAGTAGATCGCGGTGTTGATGCCGAGCAGGTTGCCGTTCACGTCGACGAGCGCGCCGCCGGAATTGCCGGGATTGATCGGCGCGTCGGTCTGGATGAAGTTCTCGAAGGTGTTGATGCCGAGATGGTTGCGGCCGAGCGCGCTGATGATGCCCATCGTGACGGTCTGGCCGACGCCGAACGGATTGCCGATCGCGAGCACCACATCGCCGACGCGGGACTGGTCGGAGCGGCCGAGCGTGATCGTCGGCAGGTTGGTCATGTTGATCTTGAGCACGGCCAGATCGGTCTCGGGATCGCTGCCGATCACCTTGGCGGTGGCGGTGCGGCCGTCGGCGAGCGCGACTTCGATCTGGTCGGCGCCGTCGACCACATGCTGGTTCGTTAGAATGTAACCTTCCGAGCTCACGATGACGCCCGAGCCCAGATTCGCCGCCGGCTCCTCTTGTTGCTTGTGCGCATTGCGGTCGCCGAAGAAATACCGGAACAATGGATCCTTCGCGCGCGGATCCGGCGGCAGCGAGCCGTCCTTGCTCGAGAACACGTTGACGACCGCAGGCATGGCCTTTTGCGCGGCGTCCGCATAGGAAGTCTGCGCGGGCGCGCCGCCGACGCCGGGCGCCACCTCGCGCAGCGCCACGATCGGCGCCGCCAGCTGCTTGCCGAGCTGCCCCTGCCGCTGCAGCCATTGCGGCTTGAGCGTCGCGACGATGAACATCAGCGCGAGCAGCACCGTCACCGCTTGGGCGAAGAACAGCCAGAAGCGTCTAAGCATTTGAAGATATTAGAGGTTTATATGGATCGGATCGAACTTGAATTGTACTTGAACAATACCCTCGAAACCGCCCGCTTCAAGGACTATTGCCCCAACGGTCTGCAGGTGGAAGGACGTCGCCGGATCGAGAAGATCGCCACCGGCGTGACCGCATCGGTCGCGTTTCTCGACCGCGCGCTCGAGTGGGGCGCCGACGCGGTGCTGGTCCATCACGGCTACTTCTGGCGCAACGAGGCGCCGTCGATCACGGGCCGCAAGCACCAGCGCCTGAAGCGCCTGCTCGCGAACGACCTGAACCTGTTCGCGTTTCATCTGCCGCTCGACGCGCACCCCGAACTCGGCAACAACGCGCAACTGGGCGAGCGCCTCGGCCTGATCGGCGACGCGCGCTTCGGCGACCAGGACCTCGGCTGGCTGGCGACGCTGCCGATGCCCGTCACGCTCGAGCATTTCACCGCGAAGGTCGAGCAGACGCTCGGCCGCACCCCGCTCGTGCTCGGCGACGCGGATCTGCAGCTGCGCCGCGTCGCATGGTGCACGGGCGGCGCGCAGAGCTATTTCGACGCGGCGATCGAGGCGGGCGCCGATGTGTTCCTGACCGGCGAGGCGTCGGAATTCGTCACGCATGCGGCGGCCGAGAGCGGCGTCGCGTTCGTTGCGGCGGGGCACCATGCGACCGAGCGCTACGGGATCCAAGCGCTCGGTCGCCATTTGTCGGAGAAATTCGATCTCGAGCACCTTTTCATCGACATCCACAATCCGGTTTGAGGGTCCGATTTGGTGCGCTGCACCTAGAAAATCGAATGTAGTAAACGCTTAATATGCGATTGAAATAATCGCTTCGATAGTGCGTGGAAACCCTTATCAATCAAGGGCTTCAAGCAGTATTTCGCATCCGGGCCTTGTAAATGGCGACTCCATTCCCGCACACTAGCGGCGGTATGAAAAGTCGTGACGGAAAATCCAACTCAGAAGTGGGGCGTGTGATGCGAGACAAAGAAGAGAAACGCGTCGACAGCGGCCGCCGTACCTGGCTGATTGCGACATCCGTAGCAGGTGGCGTAGGAGGCGTTGCCACCGTAATACCGTTCGCGGCGTCGCTCGCGCCGTCCGCGAAGGCGAAAGCGGCCGGCGCGCCGGTCGAGGTCGATATCGGCGAGCTGAAGCCGGGCGAGATGCTCACCGTGGCATGGCGCGGCAAGCCGGTCTGGATCCTGAATCGCACCGAAGCGATGCTGACCGACGTCACCAAGGCCGACAAGGAAGTGGCCGATCCGCAGTCGAAGACCCCGTATTCCATGCCGTTGCCCGCGTATTGCGCGAATGAATATCGTGCGCGGGCCGATCGCAAGAACATCCTCGTCGTGGTCGCGGTGTGCACCCACCTGGGCTGCACCCCGACCCAGCGCTTCACGCCGGGGCCGCAGCCGAACCTGCCGGACGATTGGCCGGGCGGCTTCCTGTGCCCCTGCCACGGTTCGACCTACGATCTGGCCGGCCGCGTCTTCAAGAACAAGCCCGCACCGCAGAATCTCGATGTTCCGCCCTACATGTTCACGTCGGCCAACACCCTCGTGATCGGCAGGGACGAGAAAGGAGAAGCGTAAATGGCGACGGATAACAAGGAAGTCTCCACGACAGGTTTCATGGGCTGGGTCGACCAACGCTTCCCGCTCACTTCCACCTGGAAGAAGCACGTTTCCGAGTACTACGCGCCGAAGAACTTCAACTTCTGGTACTTCTTCGGGTCGCTCGCGCTGCTGGTGCTCGTGAACCAGATCGTCACCGGCATCTTCCTCACGATGAACTACAAGCCCGATGCGACCCTCGCGTTCGCATCGGTCGAGTACATCATGCGCGAGGTGCCGTGGGGCTGGCTGATCCGCTACTTGCACTCGACGGGCGCGTCGATGTTCTTCGTGGTCGTTTACCTGCACATGTTTCGCGGGCTGCTGTACGGGTCTTACCGCAAGCCGCGCGAACTGGTGTGGATCTTCGGCTGCGCGATCTTCCTGTGCCTGATGGCCGAGGCGTTCTTCGGCTACCTGCTGCCGTGGGGCCAGATGTCGTTCTGGGGCGCGCAGGTGATCGTGAACCTGTTCTCGGCGATCCCGTTCGTCGGTCCGGACCTGTCGCTGTGGATCCGCGGCGACTACGTGGTGTCGGACGTCACGCTGAACCGCTTCTTCGCGTTCCACGTGATCGCGATCCCGCTGGTGCTGGTCGGGCTCGTGGTCGCGCACCTGGTCGCGCTGCACGAAGTGGGGTCGAACAACCCGGACGGCGTCGAGATCAAGGCGAAGAAGGACGAGAACGGCATCCCGCTCGACGGCATTCCGTTCCACCCGTACTACTCGGTGCACGACTTCCTCGGCGTGTGCGTGTTCCTGATGGTGTTCGCGCTGATCGTGTTCTTCGCGCCGGAGATGGGCGGCTACTTCCTCGAGGCGAACAACTTCGTGCCGGCGAACCCGCTGCAGACGCCGCCCGAGATCGCGCCCGTCTGGTACTTCACCGCGTTCTACGCGATGCTGCGCGCGACCACCGACCCGTTCAAGATCGTGCTGATGATCGTGATCGCGGCGCTCGGCGTGCTGGCGCTGATCCGCGCGCGCGGCAGATGGAAGATCGGGCTGCCGGTGCTGGCCGCCGCCGTGGTCGTCTTCATGTACGTGACCGAGGCGAAGTTCTGGGGCGTGGTGGTGATGGGCGCGGCCGTCGTGTCGCTGTTCTTCCTGCCCTGGCTCGACCGCAGCCCGGTGAAGTCGATCCGCTACCGGCCGCTGTTCCACAAGGTGTTCTACGGCATCTTCGTGCTGGTGTTCCTGACGCTCGCGTTCCTCGGCACGCGGCCGCCTTCGCCCGCGGCGACGCTGATCGCCCAGATCTGCGCGCTCGTGTACTTCGCGTTCTTCCTCGGCATGCCGTTCTGGACGCCGCTTGGCAGGTTCAAGCAGCCGCCCGAGCGCGTGACGTTCAAGCCCCACTAAGCGAGCGAGGAGAACACGACATGAAGAAACTGCTTTCGACGCTCGCGCTGATCGGCGCGACGGCGTGTGCGCTGCTGGCGG is a window of Burkholderia sp. FERM BP-3421 DNA encoding:
- a CDS encoding Nif3-like dinuclear metal center hexameric protein, whose translation is MDRIELELYLNNTLETARFKDYCPNGLQVEGRRRIEKIATGVTASVAFLDRALEWGADAVLVHHGYFWRNEAPSITGRKHQRLKRLLANDLNLFAFHLPLDAHPELGNNAQLGERLGLIGDARFGDQDLGWLATLPMPVTLEHFTAKVEQTLGRTPLVLGDADLQLRRVAWCTGGAQSYFDAAIEAGADVFLTGEASEFVTHAAAESGVAFVAAGHHATERYGIQALGRHLSEKFDLEHLFIDIHNPV
- the tatC gene encoding twin-arginine translocase subunit TatC encodes the protein MNDPQRNPDDAPEETFISHLVELRDRIIRAGAAVIVVFLGLVYWAPDIFRLLARPLMQNLPKDGKMIVTDVTGSFFVPMKVTMLVALVIALPIVLYQIWAFVAPGLYQHEKKLVGPLVGSSYVLFLCGMAFAYFIVFPTIFRVMAHYNAPLGAEMTTDIDNYLSFVLGMFIAFGVTFEVPVVVVLLVRMGVLTVQKLKEIRPYVIVGAFVVAAVVTPPDVFSQLMLALPLVVLYEAGIIAARLFVKPPVKEKEAEAAS
- a CDS encoding Do family serine endopeptidase translates to MLRRFWLFFAQAVTVLLALMFIVATLKPQWLQRQGQLGKQLAAPIVALREVAPGVGGAPAQTSYADAAQKAMPAVVNVFSSKDGSLPPDPRAKDPLFRYFFGDRNAHKQQEEPAANLGSGVIVSSEGYILTNQHVVDGADQIEVALADGRTATAKVIGSDPETDLAVLKINMTNLPTITLGRSDQSRVGDVVLAIGNPFGVGQTVTMGIISALGRNHLGINTFENFIQTDAPINPGNSGGALVDVNGNLLGINTAIYSRSGGSLGIGFAIPVSTARTVLESIITMGGVTRGWIGVEPQDVTPEIAESFGLEQKSGAIVAGVLQGGPADKAGIKPGDILVSVNGETISDTTRLLNVVAQIKPGTPTKVHVVRKGKEFDLTVVIGKRPPPPKQALSDQEGDDTE
- the petA gene encoding ubiquinol-cytochrome c reductase iron-sulfur subunit yields the protein MRDKEEKRVDSGRRTWLIATSVAGGVGGVATVIPFAASLAPSAKAKAAGAPVEVDIGELKPGEMLTVAWRGKPVWILNRTEAMLTDVTKADKEVADPQSKTPYSMPLPAYCANEYRARADRKNILVVVAVCTHLGCTPTQRFTPGPQPNLPDDWPGGFLCPCHGSTYDLAGRVFKNKPAPQNLDVPPYMFTSANTLVIGRDEKGEA
- a CDS encoding cytochrome b, which produces MATDNKEVSTTGFMGWVDQRFPLTSTWKKHVSEYYAPKNFNFWYFFGSLALLVLVNQIVTGIFLTMNYKPDATLAFASVEYIMREVPWGWLIRYLHSTGASMFFVVVYLHMFRGLLYGSYRKPRELVWIFGCAIFLCLMAEAFFGYLLPWGQMSFWGAQVIVNLFSAIPFVGPDLSLWIRGDYVVSDVTLNRFFAFHVIAIPLVLVGLVVAHLVALHEVGSNNPDGVEIKAKKDENGIPLDGIPFHPYYSVHDFLGVCVFLMVFALIVFFAPEMGGYFLEANNFVPANPLQTPPEIAPVWYFTAFYAMLRATTDPFKIVLMIVIAALGVLALIRARGRWKIGLPVLAAAVVVFMYVTEAKFWGVVVMGAAVVSLFFLPWLDRSPVKSIRYRPLFHKVFYGIFVLVFLTLAFLGTRPPSPAATLIAQICALVYFAFFLGMPFWTPLGRFKQPPERVTFKPH